AACAGCAATCGCCAATGCAATGGGTGAGTTTCTTGCTAATGTCGTTAAATTTAAGCTTACAGAATCTGCATAATTAAATTTAAGCAGCTTGCTCAACAATCTGCCTAAAAAGAAATTCACTATGAAAAATAACAACAGTGGAATAATCAAAATTAGCACAACTCGCAGATTATCTGTCAAATAAGACCCTTGAGAGGCAAATATTGCCATTATTGCCAATCCCAAAAAAATCACCTGACTCTTCTCAAAAAATGGAGAAACCCTCTTTTTTATAAAATCAGATTTACTGATAATGCGGGAAACAAATTTAATGAGTTGAGCCATAATGAAGGGTATTAGCAAAATATATGCAATACTTTCTATTAAAACTCTTGAATCAACCGAGCCTGTTTGCCCAAAAAACAAAAGCAAATAGACAGGTAGTAAAAACACCTGCAAAACTAAATTCAGCGGAAGAACAGAGGTACTTAATGGGAGGTTTCCCCTTGCAATTCCGGTAAAAATCAGATACCAATCCGTGCAAGGAGTCACCATAAGCATTACAAACCCAATCCAAATACTTAAATCATTTTGTAACAAAAAATAGCCTAAAAAATAAGCAAACAGAGGTGTCCAAATGAAATTGATTAAAATGTTTGCAGAAAAAAAATTCGTATTTCTAAAACTTTTAAACAAATCTGCCATGGGAATATTCAGAAAAATTCCAAATAGCATAATTATTAAAAAAGGAACTATAAAACTTGCTGCGAAAACTCCTAATAAATCAATTTGCCCTAATAAAAGTCCAAAGATTACAGATGCAAGAATAATCAGGGATTGAAATTTGTTTATAGAGTTCATTCATTTTTATTCAATAGAAGTTCTTTTACTCTTAAAGTACTCAATGATTTGTAGCGTAAAAATAGCGAAACTTTTACCATTTCAAACAAATGACTTTATAAGCAAAAATTAAAAATTTCTATGTTCAAAAACCATCAATCATTTATGATTAATCTGCCTGTTTCAATCAAATTGCTATTTGTTCTTATTGAATAAAAATAAACCCCCATCGGTAAATTTGAAACATTTATTTCTTTTTTAGGCTCACTCGTTAATGCCTGGATAATTTTCCGCCCGGTTAAATCTGAAATAATGATTTTGTGCTGATCTGTAGTTAAATTATCATTTTCAAAGATAACTATATCATTAGCCGGGTTGGGATAGATAGTAAATGAATTTAAAGCTTTTGTTTCCTGAATGCTGCTGATAAAATCACAATCCGGATTTCCTACGCCGGAAGGAGATAAAGTAAGGCCGTAATCATATAAAATTTCCAATATTTCATAGGGATCATTATCGCCATTGGCTATAACAGCTATGCCCATATTATTATCATGGTCAAAATACATTTCAGTGCCTATGCCATACTCACCGCCACTATGCCCCCATAACAAAATATTTCCGCCGGAAACACTGAAGTTTTCTTTATAAAACTTTAATCCCTGTCTAGTTTCAATAGAAGGAATTTG
The window above is part of the Chitinophagaceae bacterium genome. Proteins encoded here:
- a CDS encoding arsenic resistance protein; the protein is MNSINKFQSLIILASVIFGLLLGQIDLLGVFAASFIVPFLIIMLFGIFLNIPMADLFKSFRNTNFFSANILINFIWTPLFAYFLGYFLLQNDLSIWIGFVMLMVTPCTDWYLIFTGIARGNLPLSTSVLPLNLVLQVFLLPVYLLLFFGQTGSVDSRVLIESIAYILLIPFIMAQLIKFVSRIISKSDFIKKRVSPFFEKSQVIFLGLAIMAIFASQGSYLTDNLRVVLILIIPLLLFFIVNFFLGRLLSKLLKFNYADSVSLNLTTLARNSPIALAIAVTAFPNDPLIALALVIGPLIELPVLALVSQVLLKMRREQIKKEKLV